TTAAGTAAGCAGATAGTTGACTATCGAAACGATATAGAGCTTGAAGCAGTTGATGGCCAAATACAGGATGATCCAGAAACCGATATGGTTCTTTTGTGGGGTGAGGGTCATCTGAAGGGGCTGGGTCAGGGGCTCTTGGGCCGCGGGTTTGTAAAAGTCGATGAAGACAAGCTTGTAGCTATGGATTGACGGCAATGTCTTGTGATTCAAAGTAGTCTGTTGTTTGCATGCCGAAGTCTACGGCCATCTCGATATCTTCTCCAAAGCGTAGCTTGATCGGGCCTATGGGGATTTCATAGTTCAGGCCCATGGCGGTGCGCAGCTCATCGTCAGGCTTTCTGGCGTAGATCTCGTGCTTAGCGCAATCCAGATAGAAAGTACCGGTGCGCAGCCCGATATATTTACCCTGCTGCAGCTGTTGAAGTAGCTGCTCGTTATCCTCCGGGGGCCTAGTACGTTGTTGGCGACCCTCTGGGTAGGCGACCTGGTGGTAGATGGACTGTATGTCGTTCAGGTGGGCGATGGTGAATTGGCTTAGCCGGGCTACGGCGGTCATCCTCTTGTCTTCTTCTGGGGTACTCAGACGAGCAGACAATTCCGTGGGATCAATAATTGTACTACGTCCAATCTGCGCTAGTTCTGCCAGTTCGGGGTGACTGCCCGGCTTAAAAATCTCTTCTAGCAGAGATGAACCCTGTAGCTTCCAGATGTCCTCGCTCAAATCGTAGTAATCTGAAACGCCATCTTCGATCTGGTGCTGTACGCCGGTGCCGGTAGCCATGTCGAATACGGTTATCCGCGTACCGTACTCCGTGACGCGCTCTTCTACAAGACAGTCTGTGGCGGCGGGAGGTATGTGCTCCTGTATGTCGGTGTCTAGGTTTGCATAAGGGGTAATGGTGGCGACATAGTTTTCGCCTCTAATTCCGCCTGCTTGGCGTACAAAATCCATATAGGCCTGGTGGGCCTGGTCTCTGACCAGTTGTATCTCGTCCCATACAGCCGGGTTGACTGCGCCGTTGGGGCTGTCGTGCTGACGCTCAATAATCATCGACATACAGTACAATGATTAGACCGTTTTTACAATATTGGCCTTTGTAAAAACTATTTGACTGTAAGTGGGTTGCAGCCTCTCTATCATACCTGTGTTAACAGAGGAGAAAGCCCATGCCAGAAACAGTAGGTGGTGGTGAGTCGAGGATAGAACCCATCCGGCCAGAGGAGGCCGCCGAGGCCTTTCATGTGCCGGATGAAGTTATTGGGGTGTTTAACGATCTGATAACTGAAGGATGCGTGAACGGACACGTGACTGTCATGCAAAAAGACGTGGTGAAACGGCTGGTCGATATGGGGGTGAGCCGTAAGGATATCTTTGATAAGGGGTGGCTGAATGTAGAGCAGCTGTTCGAAGGCGCCGGGTGGGAGGTTGGCTATGATCGCCCGGGTTACAACGAAAGTTACGAACCCTCTTTTACCTTCAGGGCACGCACTACTGCCAGCGGCCGGAGGCGAAGTTACTGATAGGTACTGACACTGTTACATTTCTAGCTGTTTAGGCGGTGCTTGGCCGCTACACTATACCCATGACTATAACCAGCACCGCATTTCAGAAGGGCGAACATATTCCTAAAGAGCAGGGCCATGCCGGGGGCAACGTCAGTCCACCGCTGACCTTTAGCGAGGTACCACCAGAGGCGAAAAGCCTGGTCTTGACGGTAGAAGACCTGGACGCACCTCATGGCACCTTTACCCACTGGCTTATCTACAATATGTCACCGGCAACCATGCAGATTCTGGCCGGTGGTACGCCCCTGGAGGGCACTCAAGCCACCAATGATTTTGGCAATCAGGCATACGATGGTCCTGCTCCACCCTCGGGTGCTCATCGGTATGTATTTAAGCTGTCTGCACTGGACAGCCCACTCAGTGGTGTCCGGCCAACCGATACCCGTCAACAGATTGACCAAGCCATGGAGGGGCATGTAATAGACGAGGCTCAGCTAGAGGGCTTGTACGCCGCCGATCAGGAGTCATCTTAGGGGCGGTGACAGAAAAGAGATACACCCAAGAAGCGCTTGAGTTACGAGTTCCACCCCACAGCGAAATACTGAACCAGGTAGCCAAAGAGGTAGACCCGGCAACGATAACCAGCCCTGAAATACAGGCCGATATAGGCAGGCTATTCCTGGTCGCCTATGGCCGCCAGGGCGATGACCGGTATCCTACGCTGGTGGGGCTGGCGGCACCCCAGATTGGGATACTGAAGCGCATTGTCCTCATTGGCATGAACCCGGTAAGCGGTGGCGAACAGCCAGAGTTGCAGGCATTTATCAATCCGGTCATTATAGCTCGATCAGAGGAGATGGTAGAGGGGCGTGAGAGCTGCTACTCGTCGTCTCGGGTATCCGGTATTGTAGAACGCCACAAATGGATAACCCTCCAGGGCTACGACCAGTTCGGCAATCAGACTACCCCGACGCTCGAGGACTTTCCGGCTCGCGTAGGCCAACATGAACTTCATCATTTGGATGGCATTCGGTTCCCCGACCTTATAACAGATGACAATCACCTCCATTGGGTAGAAGAAGATGAATTTGGAGACTATCGCCAATTCTGGAAGGATTGGCCCACCCTGTGCCCGCGGAGCCGCTGGGAGGACATCAAGGCGGGCCGTTTCGAAACATAATCTTTGTTAGATAACTCTCTTTAGGCATAAAACAGCTTATGCTATAGTGCTTTAGTAAATTTCATAAACTAAAGCTTTATGTGGGGGACTTTGGGGTGAAGCAGCGATTGTGGCTGTGGACAGGTTTCGGGCTGTTTCTAGTGGTGGCCGTATTGTCTGCGCCAAAAGTGCGGGCCGAAACAGGCGGCTACCCATACCCTAGCAAGCCGTGTGTTCATGCCCCGTATACGGTGCAGGGCGCGGGGCCCAACTGGTGCCCCAACTACGATTGGGGCGATAGACCGAACGACACCAGCCCGGCCAATGTTATATCGCCCTACGGCTATTATTACCGGAATTGTACAGACTACGCTGCCTGGAAGGTGAGCACCCTGGGGGTGGCGCCCGAGCGGTACAAAGGGTTGGGCGACGCCAAGACCTGGGCCATTCGGGCCCCACCCAAAGGTGTGCGGGTAGATAGCCGGCCGGCTGTTGGGTCGGTGGCGGTGCGTACCAGCGGGACGTTTGGTCATACCGCCTTTGTAGAAGAGGTGCGGCCAGACGGAACTATCCGAGTGTCACAGTACAACTATCGGGCAGACGGTACTTATTCAGAAAACGTGGGTACCCCTGCTGCCTTTGGTTTTGTCGCCTTTGTGCATTTTGAAGACTTTGGGACTGCGCCCCCGCCCGTTGCTGCACCCGCTGCTCCTCCGGTAGAAGCTGCTGCACCTGACGTCGAACCACCTCCACTGGCCGAACCGGCAGCCGAGGCACCGGCTGTTCTGGAAGATGCGCCAGAAGAGCTAGGGGAAGATCCGGAGGCTGAAGTTGTTGAAGCGACTCAGCCTGCATCAGAGCCTGAACCGGTCCAGGCTTTGGGTGCAGAGACGCCCCAAGAAGAACCAGAAACCATCGCGGTGGTGGCACGAGCTGCGATACCTCGAGCCGCTACGCCGGAACCGGCTGTCGTGGTTGCCGTCCAGCCTCGGCCAGAGGGAAGGGGCGCGGTGCAGCACCCACAGCCCACGTCTCAGACGCCGGTAGGGGCAGCAATTCCACAACCGTCTGCGGTATTGGCGGCAAAAGCGCCGCCTACCATGCCCTTATCCGGCGCATGGGATCTGTGGGCGGTGATGGGCCTGGCGGGGTGCCTCATTCTTAGAGAACTTATGAACATAAGAATGCGCTATCCTGGAAAAAGCATATAGAAAAGGACCTTTTGTATCGTAAAAACGACTAAAAGGTCCAGGGTGTCCCGGCGGAGATGGCTCGACGCCGGGTGGAAGCTTCTGACTTCCCGTCTTTGTAGGGTGAAGTGGGTTAGTTGGGGGTTGCTATGGACGGCTGGCTACTTGCGGCTGTGGGAGCGCCTCCGGTAGGGGTCCTCCAGTCGGGAGTTGACGAAGGCTCTGGTGGTGAAGACGCACACGTCGTACAGCACATGCACCACGATCGCAGCCCAGAGGCCGTAGTTGAACATGACGTAGAACAACACCATGCCGATGAACCAGGCGTTCGTCTTGCCGAACCAGCCCTGGTACTCGTGAGCTTCCTCGAACTTTGTCGCAGCGGAGAGCACGGCGGCGCCGAAGAGCCACTCGGGATGGCCGGTGAGTTGGGGCTCGAGAGCACCCAGGGTCTCCCAGTTGACGACCGGAATCATGATCTCGGTGTACCACCAGGCCACGAAGCCGTAGAAGATGGCGTTGAGGAACCGGAGGAGCACCATGGCGATGAAGAATCGCAACCAGCGGTAGATCAGCTCCTCGAAGAAGCCGGCGTTGATGCTGATCCACAAGCCTTTCCAGAAGGTCTCTCCTGGATCGTGCTCGCGTGGTACTTCTTTGACCACCTGGTAGATGCCGATCACCAGCGTGACGCCGATCGCCCAGGCGAAGATGAACGACACTTTGCCTATGGCGGCGCCGACGTTTCCATCCGGCTTCCACAGGTCGTCGAAGTCCATCACCATCCAGTCGCGGGCGAACAGGTAGCACAGCCAGTAGACGAAGAGGAACAGTACAAGTTCGACGAACTTGTACATGGTGATATAGAGCGGGGGGAGATCCAGGGGGTTGACGTATTCTTTCTCCCTTGACACTTTGGTGTCCTTTCCGTGGTTGAGCAGGGACACCTTACGCAAAAACCACACAGTTTGCATAAAATGGTCCTGCTCAAACCCGGGCTGGAGCAAAAGCGCTTCACATACAAAAGAACGACCCCAGAAGGGATAGGTAATTTATAACACTTTAATAATTATTAGTCAATATTCTGGTGAACTAAGGTGTCTGTCGTAGTTTCGCTTTTCGCTGTTTTCAGCTCGTCAGCAAGAACTTGCCGGTATAGGCACATTCATGGAAGCGAATTCGGCAAAGCAGACTAGAGGGATAGTGGGGAAAGCACACGGTGGGCGTGGCACCTATGTAAGCGTGCCACGCCCACTCATCATGTCTAGCGCGCGCTCTGGTCCAGCTTGCGCTTGGCGACGGCGCCGAAGGCCAGAGTTGTGGCCGCCAGGCTCAGTCGGAAGCCGTTGGTCAGCACGATGCGCGCGACGCTGGGCGTCGGCTTGCTGGGGCGCAAGAGGCTCACGTCGAACTCGCCTGGGGGCGACAGCAGCTTGATCACCAGCCGCAGGCCACGGGCCTGTGCACGGCTGATGGTGGGGCTGGCACTGGGGAAGACGCTGGGTACGAACCAGTTCCACAGCTTCTCGAGCACCATGGCCTCGAGCAAGGTCACGGGGAGCTTGAGGGCCAGGGCGGTCGCGTAGGTGATGGCCTCCTCGGACGTGGGCAGCTTGCCCTTGGGCTTGCTGTCCACTAGCTCCCTGACGTCCTGTGGCGGATTGCCGCCGAAGGTCTGCTGGGCGAACTGAACGACTTGGTCCACGTCCCACGCGTCTTCGCCGGGAGCGTCGGCCTGGGTGGGCTCGTCGTCGGTTGGGTCGACGGGCGTCTCGTTGGTTTGGGGTTCCACTAGTTCCACTTCGTGGTAGTCTGCTTGCCGGATGAACATCTCTGAAAATATCTCAGAAGATTTCGGTATAATACAATAATATTGCGCTTGTGTCCACGTAGGGGCATTGACATAAGCAGCGTGGTGTGCTACTATTAACCCTAATTGTTTTAGATGAATCCGAGTTGTTTCGTTAGTACTATGGTTTCATCCCGACAATCATGTACCAACTAAACAATCAAGGATTCTATTTTTATGTCCTCTAATTTCAAACAGCGACCTAGCCGGTCGAGACCTATCGGCCAACGCCGGGCCTATCATGCGGCGCCTCAGAGATCAAACAGAAAGGCTGGTCAATACATTGACCCCAGCCGATTTATTCGCGTAGCCAAATCAGTAACCGCAGAAGAATACGTAGCCAAACATCAGTTTGCAGACTTTGACGTGGACAAGCTTATCAAGGCCAACCTGACGCACAAGGGTTACCAGATACCTTCGCCTATTCAGGATCAAACCATTCCACTGGCCCTAGATGGCAACGACGTGATTGGTATTGCCAACACCGGTACGGGTAAAACAGCTGCTTTTGCTATCCCTATACTTAATACACTCATGCACGACAGGCAGTCCAAGGTGCTTATCATGGCTCCTACCCGTGAACTTGCCCTGCAGATTCAGGAAGAGTGCAAAGAGATCGCCCGAGGCAGCGGCCTATTCGGCGTCCTGCTTATTGGTGGCGTTAACATGAACCCGCAGCTGCGCGACCTAAAAAAAACTCCCCGAGTTGTTGTTGGTACGCCTGGTCGTATCAAAGACCACATGGAGCGCGGTACCCTGCGTTTAGAACACTTTAATATGTTGGTCTTGGACGAAGTCGACCGCATGCTAGACATGGGCTTTTTGCCAGACATGAAACGTATCTTGAGCCAACTGCCCACCAAACGTCAGTCGTTCTTCTTTTCTGCTACTATGGACGCTCCAGTCCGCCAGTTGATCGAAGGCTTTGGCCATGACCCCAAGATGGTATCGGTCAAATCCGGTGACACCGCTGACAGTGTGCACCAAGACGTTGTCCCTTATCGGGATGCCGACCACAAGATGGATTTGCTGCACGATATTTTGATAGATACCTCGGTCCAAAAGGCAATTGTCTTTGAGTCAACCAAGCGCAGTGCCGAACGTCTGAGTAAGAAGCTCGTAACTCGTGGCTTTCAGGCAGACTTCATTCATGGCGGCAAATCCCAAAGCCAGCGCCAGCGTGCCTTGGACAAGTTCAAGAAAAGCGACATAAATATCCTGGTTGCTACCGACGTAGCAGCTCGTGGTATTGATGTAGCTGACATCACGCACGTCATCAACTATGCCACTCCGCAGTCTTACGAAGACTACGTGCACCGTATCGGTCGCGCAGGTCGCGCAGGACGTACTGGCTACGCCCTGACCTTCGTCAGTAAGTAAACCGAGCTAGCTTAGCTCGTGCTTGATACGGGCGTCTAGTTCGTCCATAGTTTTCATGAATGCTGAAGCCAGGTCTATGTTGTACTTGCTGGCCAAAACCAGGATAGACCACAGGCAGTCACTCAACTCATGTGCTAACTTTTGGTCTATGTCATCCATGGCTCGCAGGCCATGTTTAGCCATGATAATCTTGGATAGGTCACCTACGTCACCTACGAATCCTGCCATCAACTGCTGCTCGTTCCAACTTACACCCTGCTGGGTTTGGTTGAGCTGGTCGTACTTCTTCCGTATTTCTACGGCTCTGTCGTTGAGCGTCTTGAAGTCCATTCTATAAGTATAACCCTGTCCCTTTTTGGCCGCGGACACATTCTAAATAATTAAGCCCCCTTGCGGGGGCTCATTGGTGCTAGACGCTTTTTTTAATATATTCGGGCATTCTCATAATTTTTACCCCCTAATTCTTAGCTTCCAAAGTACCTTAGTACTAATAATATTATAGCACCGATAAAAAGCATATTTGTGCCGATATCAAGAAGTGCTACCTTCTTGAGGTGTTGCTGCTTACAAAAAGCATAGGCTTCATTGTACTCCTCAAGCAGAAACACTAAGAATTTTCCCTTGCTATTATATCGCTCTTCTAACTTAGCCAATTCTTTTTGGTCTATGGGCAATGCCCAGGTCGTAGAACGCATTGCCCAAAAAAGTACACACAAGGCACCCAGGAATGATCCAAGCCCAATAGCGTAAAAAATCTGACTATCAAGTTTAGAGGGGAAGAATATGTCTCCCATTCCTCCGTTATTGTCGCCGGCGTAAAGAAAGCTAAGAAATACAAGCCCACCACCAATCAGGGTTAGAATCTTCACTCTTACTCCATCAAAGTCATGACAGATTTTGTCATATTTGCGTTGTAGTTCTTTGATAGTTATTTCGAGGACATCAATATTGATAGCCATGCTTACCCCACATGCCCACCACGTTTGATTTGCTAGGTTCAGTATATCACCTACTTGTTGCGGTTTTCGGGTTGTTTAACAGCTTCGCTTATGGTATAATTTAGGAAAACGTAAGAGGTGCTTACGAAAGTGAGCGCCTCTTTTAGTGAGAATATGATAAATACCGACCAAGACCCTAATAAAATACGCAACATCGCAATTATCGCGCATGTTGACCATGGCAAGACCACACTGGTTGATGGCCTGCTCAAGCAGTCCCAGACTTTCCGCGACAACCAGGCCGAAATGAGTCAGGATCTTATCATGGACAGTGGTGACCAAGAGCGCGAGCGCGGCATCACCATCACCGCCAAAGTTACGGCTGTGCAGCATGGTGACTACCGGATTAATATCATCGACACTCCTGGTCACGCCGATTTCTCGGGTGAGGTAGAGCGTACCCTGAACATGGCCGACGGATGTATCTTGATTGTCGATGCCCAAGAGGGCCCCATGCCTCAGACCAAGTTCGTATTGGGTAAAGCCCTGGCGAACGAACTCAAGCCAATTGTTATTATCAACAAAATAGACAAACAAGCCTCTCGCATAAAAGAGGTCGAAGACGAGCTGGCCGACCTGTTCCTAGAACTGGCCGTACACGAAGATCAGCTGCATTACCCCGTCTACTACGCCGTGGGTCGGGCAGGCAAGGCCTGGCAGACCATACCGGCAGATGCTGAAGCGGCAGGGGACTTAGAGCCTATCTTTGACGCCATCATCGAGCACATCCCCGCACCAGCGGTAGAGGCAGACAAACCTTTCCAGATGCTGGTAACTGCCCTGGCCTGGGACACCTTCAAAGGTAAATATGCCGTGGGGCGTATTACGCGCGGTAGCATGAAGGCAGGCACCCCCGTTATTTTATGCAAAAAAGATGGTTCGCAGGTAAAGGCAAAAGTAGACACGGTATTTATGAGCCATGGAGTCAGCAAATTTGAGGTACCTGGTGGTGTGACCGGCGACATCGTGCAGCTGACCGGCATTGCCGATGCCCAGATTGGCGAGACAATTGCTGACGCTATCCAACCAGAGGCCCTGCCCGTACTAGAGGTAGAGGCACCTACACTGAAGATCTACTTGGGCCCCAACACCTCCCCATTCAAGGGCACAGAGGGCGAATTTAACACTTCTCGCCAGATTGGCGCTCGCTTGGACAAAGAACTAGAGAGCAATGTTGGCTTGCGCGTAGAAGAGCAAGGCATTGGCTTCTTGGTATCTGGTCGCGGCGAACTACACCTGAGTGTGCTGATAGAAACCATGCGCCGCGAAGGGTTTGAGTTTGAGGTAGGCCGCCCACAGGTGGTTACCCGCGAACACGAGGGCGTGACCGAGGAACCCCTAGAGGAGCTGATTATAGAAGTACCAGCCGAACACGTCGGCACGGTCCAGATGGAACTGGGCACGCGCCGGGCAGAACTGGCCGAGCAGTTTGCCAGCCCCAAGGGCGTCACCAAACTGGTCTACAAGCTACCCACTCGGGCTCTCTTAGGCCTCCGCAACATCCTGATGACCAACACCAAGGGCACCATTATCATGAACAGTCTCACGGTGGGCTATCAACCACTCGGGCAGCAGTTGCAACAGCTCCGCAATGGTGTGCTCGTTGCTTTTGAGAATGGTGTTACGACTCCCTATGCATTACAGATGGCAGAAGACCGCGGCATTGTATTCGTCGGCCCCGCCCAGAAAGTCTATGCAGGCCAGATAGTGGGGCTGAACAAGCGCCAAGAAGACATGGAGATGAACATTTGCAAAGCCAAGCACCTCACAAACATGCGTAGCTCGTCCAGCGATGGCGTGGTTCAGCTGACGCCACCAACTATCTTTAGCCTCGAGGAGTGCCTGGACTTTATTGAAAATGACGAAGTGCTAGAAGTAACACCTAAGTCTCTGCGTCTTAGAAAGCGTGAGCTAGACCACAGCAAGCGCAAGCGCCAGAAATAGCACGATATCTGATTGCACACTCAGGCTGATAAGATGGTCTTATGTCACGGGAGACTTTTGGTGAAGGCCCTCGCATAGAAGGAGCCTATAGACTTGTTACGGCGCCTGAAGGCTACGAGGCTTTGCATAGGCTACAGCAACTGGTCAAGGAGGTGCCGGGCTTTATTCCGGCTCCGCTGGGATCTGATCCTATAGATCCCGATTATGCGCAGGGCAGGAGTGATTACCGAGAAACTAATTTTCCGCATGTATCTTTTTTTGCCAGGACTGAAGAGCGAGATCTAAAGGATGCTTGGCTGACAGGATTTCTGCATGCCCAACCAGACAACCCCCTCCTCGGGCCGGCTCGTTTCAGGCTGACCGGAGATCTATTTGCCACTCGGCGGCCACTCGGCGGCCCCTTGGTCGGATCATTATGGCACGATTGGTGGGGGAAGAGGACGACCCTGGGGTCCAGCGCCAGGCCGTGCAAGATGCCTTTCAGTCTCTTGCTCAGGCAGAGTTTACTCCAGACTGGAGGCATGTTATTGGGGTTGTGGTGGGGCGTATCATTAGGCCGCATAGGGTTAGGGGTGTCATTTCGGCCCTCAGAGATGCAGCGGCTCCTTTCGAGAGCACACTGCCGACGGAAAGCGCCGTATTCACTAGAGATAAAATACACAAAGGTCCTGCGGGCCTGAGCATTTGGCTGAGTACGAAAACAGTGTCCGCAGTGGGCATTGCCACTGCTCCTGAGGGCCGGCTGGAGCCCCCCGAAACGGTATCCACCGAACATGAAGCGAAGGAGGCGGCCGAAGAAGCGCCTTGTCACGCTGAAATGCGGCTTACTGACATTCTTCCTTGGGCTGACGTGTCTGTCGACCCAAGATTGACGCAGCTAGAACCAGACCATCTTAGGTTATTGCAGCTCCCAGGTGAAATCAGGGGTCTGCTTACCGAAAAAGTGGCGGCCGAGGAACTGGGAGTTGAGATGCACGTGGCCCGGGCTTTTCTTGGTAAGCTGGTGCTACTGGGGCTTGTAGAGGAGGAGAAACGGCGTGCTTACTCAATTTATAGGCTCAGGTCTCAGCCCTTACCAGACGAGCCAGAGGTGTAGGTCTCTACGACCCCATATCCTACTATCGATTTTAAGTAATAAAAATGGTATAGTATGTGGTTGGTTCCTTCAAAGGCGAGCCAATAGCTGAGCACAGTGCTCTAGCGTTACGTTGTCTCCCCCTATCTGTGATTGGAGTGAGGATATGACTTCAACTGCTCTGGACGTGAGCACCATTGCTCACGCTCTTCTGGCCCTCGAAGACGAGTTCTTGGGCACCTGCCGGTGGGCCAGCTCGGGCGACCCTGCCCAGGACTGGTTCCTGCGGTGGTACCACGGCATCCGTGACCTGGGCGCCATCAAGTCGCTGACCAACATCGAGGCACTGGCCTCTACCGACTACAACCAGCTCAACAAGTTCTTGGTCAAGAAAGGTTTCGACCCAAAGTTCGGTCCGCTCGACCTCGGTGTGGCCTCGGTACTGGACATGCTGGTGGAGTGGCTGACTGTGGGTGAGCGGGTGCCGTTCACCGGTGCCGATGGCAACAGCTACCCCGCCTTCAAGCTGGAGGATGGGGTGCGCGTGACCAACGTGCGCGGACTGGACAGCCCGGTTGTCACCATCGACACCCAGAGTGGTGCCACCGTCTTCCTGTGCATGATTCCCGAGCCGGCCAACGGCATGGAGCTGGTGCGACAGGCCATGGTGGCCATGGACCCCGGTCGAAAGGACAACTACAACTACGACAGCGTGGTGCTGCCCACGGTGGATCTGAACCTCGAGCCCGACATGGGCTGGATGCTCGGCATCAACACCGTCAGCTCCCGCACCGGTGGTCAGCTCAGTGTCAGCCAGGCGTTCCAACAGTTCCGCTTCCGGATGAACGAGCGCGGTGCTCGGGCCAAGGTGGCCACCGGCATCGGCTTCGAGTGCACCTCTGTGAGCACGCCGCTGGTCTTCGACCGGCCATTCATGTGCTTCATGGTGCAGCAGGGCTCGGTCGTCCCGCTGGCCGTGCTGTACGCCGACACTGATGTCTGGCTCGAGCCGGCCGGCTCCCTGGAGGAGCTCTGACCAAATTGGTCAACAGATAGTGGGAGCGCCGAGGTGGCAGGGTATAGATCGCTTAACGCG
This Verrucomicrobiia bacterium DNA region includes the following protein-coding sequences:
- a CDS encoding DEAD/DEAH box helicase; amino-acid sequence: MSSNFKQRPSRSRPIGQRRAYHAAPQRSNRKAGQYIDPSRFIRVAKSVTAEEYVAKHQFADFDVDKLIKANLTHKGYQIPSPIQDQTIPLALDGNDVIGIANTGTGKTAAFAIPILNTLMHDRQSKVLIMAPTRELALQIQEECKEIARGSGLFGVLLIGGVNMNPQLRDLKKTPRVVVGTPGRIKDHMERGTLRLEHFNMLVLDEVDRMLDMGFLPDMKRILSQLPTKRQSFFFSATMDAPVRQLIEGFGHDPKMVSVKSGDTADSVHQDVVPYRDADHKMDLLHDILIDTSVQKAIVFESTKRSAERLSKKLVTRGFQADFIHGGKSQSQRQRALDKFKKSDINILVATDVAARGIDVADITHVINYATPQSYEDYVHRIGRAGRAGRTGYALTFVSK
- a CDS encoding CHAP domain-containing protein, whose protein sequence is MKQRLWLWTGFGLFLVVAVLSAPKVRAETGGYPYPSKPCVHAPYTVQGAGPNWCPNYDWGDRPNDTSPANVISPYGYYYRNCTDYAAWKVSTLGVAPERYKGLGDAKTWAIRAPPKGVRVDSRPAVGSVAVRTSGTFGHTAFVEEVRPDGTIRVSQYNYRADGTYSENVGTPAAFGFVAFVHFEDFGTAPPPVAAPAAPPVEAAAPDVEPPPLAEPAAEAPAVLEDAPEELGEDPEAEVVEATQPASEPEPVQALGAETPQEEPETIAVVARAAIPRAATPEPAVVVAVQPRPEGRGAVQHPQPTSQTPVGAAIPQPSAVLAAKAPPTMPLSGAWDLWAVMGLAGCLILRELMNIRMRYPGKSI
- a CDS encoding peptide deformylase yields the protein MTEKRYTQEALELRVPPHSEILNQVAKEVDPATITSPEIQADIGRLFLVAYGRQGDDRYPTLVGLAAPQIGILKRIVLIGMNPVSGGEQPELQAFINPVIIARSEEMVEGRESCYSSSRVSGIVERHKWITLQGYDQFGNQTTPTLEDFPARVGQHELHHLDGIRFPDLITDDNHLHWVEEDEFGDYRQFWKDWPTLCPRSRWEDIKAGRFET
- the typA gene encoding translational GTPase TypA; this translates as MINTDQDPNKIRNIAIIAHVDHGKTTLVDGLLKQSQTFRDNQAEMSQDLIMDSGDQERERGITITAKVTAVQHGDYRINIIDTPGHADFSGEVERTLNMADGCILIVDAQEGPMPQTKFVLGKALANELKPIVIINKIDKQASRIKEVEDELADLFLELAVHEDQLHYPVYYAVGRAGKAWQTIPADAEAAGDLEPIFDAIIEHIPAPAVEADKPFQMLVTALAWDTFKGKYAVGRITRGSMKAGTPVILCKKDGSQVKAKVDTVFMSHGVSKFEVPGGVTGDIVQLTGIADAQIGETIADAIQPEALPVLEVEAPTLKIYLGPNTSPFKGTEGEFNTSRQIGARLDKELESNVGLRVEEQGIGFLVSGRGELHLSVLIETMRREGFEFEVGRPQVVTREHEGVTEEPLEELIIEVPAEHVGTVQMELGTRRAELAEQFASPKGVTKLVYKLPTRALLGLRNILMTNTKGTIIMNSLTVGYQPLGQQLQQLRNGVLVAFENGVTTPYALQMAEDRGIVFVGPAQKVYAGQIVGLNKRQEDMEMNICKAKHLTNMRSSSSDGVVQLTPPTIFSLEECLDFIENDEVLEVTPKSLRLRKRELDHSKRKRQK
- a CDS encoding YbhB/YbcL family Raf kinase inhibitor-like protein, giving the protein MTITSTAFQKGEHIPKEQGHAGGNVSPPLTFSEVPPEAKSLVLTVEDLDAPHGTFTHWLIYNMSPATMQILAGGTPLEGTQATNDFGNQAYDGPAPPSGAHRYVFKLSALDSPLSGVRPTDTRQQIDQAMEGHVIDEAQLEGLYAADQESS
- a CDS encoding nucleotide pyrophosphohydrolase; translated protein: MSAAKKGQGYTYRMDFKTLNDRAVEIRKKYDQLNQTQQGVSWNEQQLMAGFVGDVGDLSKIIMAKHGLRAMDDIDQKLAHELSDCLWSILVLASKYNIDLASAFMKTMDELDARIKHELS